In one Mucilaginibacter ginsenosidivorax genomic region, the following are encoded:
- the pdxR gene encoding MocR-like pyridoxine biosynthesis transcription factor PdxR, whose translation MKFSIGLITIDKDAQVAVYLQITNSIIGHIRQGTLKPASPLPSSRLLAAALKVHRKTVVAAYDELYAQSWVDVYARKGFFVAKNLPDVSPRPINSTLKRNPYPIKTYFDVTEKVPYPDLFNDDKPGLLTFDDGFPDTRVAPVELLVREYRRFANYHFTQKYLTYGPEQGSANLRTELARFLGETRGLQVSADDILVTKGAQMAIYLAAQILLSKHDVVIAADPGYPGANEVFEQTGAKLKLVPVDEHGINLDSVEEICRQKKVKLVYVIPHHHRPTTVTLSADRRMRLLELAHKYRFAIIEDDYDYDFHYASSPILPLASADYYGSVIYVGSFCKTVAPGIRIGFMVAPANLIVQATRLRKMIDRQGEHLLEEAIANLLKNGDIGRHLKKANKLYHERRDILCALLKEHLGSWLSFKKPDGGFAVWVKYADGINPAYVAEKASAMGLTINNGRDYFYHNTGTHPYVRIGFASLNPRELEAGVKILAGVFKKLNPKSPEV comes from the coding sequence AAACCGGCATCGCCACTACCCAGCAGCAGGCTGCTTGCCGCCGCATTAAAAGTTCACAGAAAAACAGTTGTGGCTGCTTATGATGAATTGTATGCCCAAAGCTGGGTAGATGTTTATGCGCGTAAAGGATTTTTTGTAGCCAAAAACCTGCCCGATGTATCGCCCCGGCCAATCAACAGCACATTAAAACGAAATCCTTACCCCATAAAAACCTATTTTGATGTTACCGAGAAGGTGCCCTACCCCGATTTATTTAACGATGATAAGCCCGGGTTGCTTACATTTGACGATGGCTTTCCGGATACCCGCGTAGCCCCGGTTGAATTACTGGTACGGGAGTATCGCAGGTTTGCCAATTACCATTTCACCCAAAAGTATTTAACCTACGGCCCCGAGCAGGGTTCGGCAAACCTGCGAACCGAGCTGGCCCGTTTCCTGGGCGAAACCCGTGGCCTGCAGGTTAGCGCCGATGATATCCTGGTTACCAAGGGCGCACAGATGGCCATTTACCTGGCAGCCCAAATCCTGTTAAGCAAACATGATGTGGTAATTGCCGCCGATCCCGGATACCCGGGGGCTAACGAAGTTTTTGAACAAACCGGCGCCAAATTGAAACTGGTACCGGTAGATGAACACGGCATAAACCTGGATTCTGTGGAAGAAATTTGCCGGCAGAAAAAAGTAAAGCTGGTATATGTTATCCCCCATCACCACCGTCCTACTACGGTTACCCTAAGCGCCGACAGAAGGATGCGCCTGCTTGAACTGGCCCACAAATACCGCTTTGCCATTATTGAGGACGATTACGATTACGACTTTCATTATGCCAGCAGCCCCATATTGCCCCTGGCCAGTGCCGATTATTATGGCAGTGTGATATACGTTGGTTCGTTTTGCAAAACCGTAGCGCCCGGCATCCGCATTGGGTTTATGGTTGCACCGGCCAACCTTATTGTGCAGGCCACCAGGCTGCGTAAAATGATTGACCGCCAGGGCGAGCACCTGCTGGAAGAAGCCATAGCTAACCTGCTTAAAAACGGCGACATAGGCCGTCACCTTAAAAAGGCCAATAAATTGTATCATGAAAGGCGCGATATACTTTGCGCCCTGCTGAAAGAGCACCTTGGCAGCTGGCTAAGCTTTAAAAAACCCGATGGCGGCTTTGCCGTTTGGGTTAAATATGCCGATGGTATAAACCCTGCCTACGTGGCCGAAAAAGCATCGGCTATGGGCCTTACCATTAATAACGGCCGCGATTATTTTTACCATAACACCGGCACCCATCCCTACGTAAGGATAGGTTTTGCATCCCTCAACCCCAGGGAGTTGGAAGCAGGTGTTAAAATTTTAGCCGGCGTTTTTAAAAAGCTTAACCCCAAAAGCCCTGAAGTTTAA
- a CDS encoding SIP domain-containing protein — protein METSTLQKLKQKTGKLFEGRLQTGNVLEVRYWEPCTLIEVDLHLPQIDMTGWTEIPYIKFKVDNLTFRDYTPSGWDAETQTCTIYVDAAHNGPGSNWARLLKKGDRVNYLKTGTTNQSPVATSAIVALGDESSMGHLLALQKMVLPHTRFSGGIVIGNEHHRKLFQEYFWTPLEPIPRRDVYGHHSLIEWVLDQRYSLENTVFYLAGNNTMVAQLRKLLKGQGYPSAQIKLQGFWG, from the coding sequence ATGGAAACATCCACTCTGCAAAAATTAAAACAAAAAACCGGCAAGCTATTTGAAGGCCGCCTGCAAACGGGCAATGTTTTGGAAGTAAGGTATTGGGAGCCCTGCACTTTAATTGAGGTTGACCTGCACCTGCCGCAAATAGATATGACCGGCTGGACCGAAATTCCTTACATTAAATTTAAGGTAGATAACCTTACTTTCAGGGATTACACCCCATCGGGCTGGGATGCCGAAACCCAAACCTGCACCATTTATGTTGATGCCGCTCATAACGGGCCCGGCAGTAATTGGGCGCGGCTGTTAAAAAAGGGCGATAGGGTAAATTATCTTAAAACGGGCACTACTAACCAAAGCCCGGTTGCTACATCGGCAATAGTTGCCCTTGGCGACGAAAGCAGCATGGGGCATTTACTGGCCCTGCAAAAAATGGTACTGCCCCATACCCGGTTTTCGGGCGGCATAGTAATTGGCAACGAGCATCACCGTAAATTATTCCAGGAATACTTTTGGACGCCGCTGGAGCCCATACCCCGCCGCGATGTTTACGGCCATCACAGCCTTATTGAATGGGTGCTCGATCAGCGTTACAGTTTAGAGAACACCGTATTTTATTTGGCCGGCAATAACACTATGGTAGCCCAGTTGCGCAAGCTGCTTAAAGGGCAGGGGTATCCGTCGGCACAAATTAAACTTCAGGGCTTTTGGGGTTAA
- a CDS encoding RagB/SusD family nutrient uptake outer membrane protein: MKKILISICIISLAASCTKVNEHVYDKYTADQFYSTAAGADDALANVYSKITGSWGSNYAGRDNCWYDLNSFSSDEQVIPHRNTGDWQLDFAQLYTRTELPNLGIINNTWNWAYSTIYSANLAIAQLTSAKADPAKIAEAKVMRAWIYYLLIDDFGDVPFYTDNNTNVSKIPQAKRADVYNFVVNELKANVDLLSETRGGAYYGRFNKWAGYMVLAKVYLNAQVYTGTPHWAEALAAASKVASGGFTLHAAGASTTAPLGNTYYDLFGDVCPNDETIFALYITQNVISGNIYTIRSLNSPNGVALIGFAGWNGTIIPSEYYDKFDNTDVRKKQFLVGAQAGGITYTKEVSSLIDPGAGPNEGIRDDKFFPVKPSDGSGESNDFPVYRYADVLLMQAECNVRLGNVTAAAPFLNQVRERAGLSDIAAPTLDNIYDERGFELNMEGHRRQDMIRFGKFLLPHGFVQTTPAYRMLFPIPTEALNANTTLKQNPGY; the protein is encoded by the coding sequence ATGAAAAAAATATTAATCAGTATTTGTATTATTAGCCTTGCCGCAAGCTGTACCAAGGTTAATGAGCATGTGTATGACAAATATACGGCTGACCAGTTTTATTCAACCGCGGCGGGTGCCGATGATGCTTTGGCCAATGTGTACTCAAAAATTACCGGCAGCTGGGGATCTAACTACGCCGGCCGCGATAATTGCTGGTACGATTTAAATAGCTTCTCGTCAGATGAGCAGGTAATACCGCACCGTAACACCGGCGACTGGCAGCTTGACTTTGCCCAACTGTATACCCGTACCGAATTGCCAAACCTGGGTATCATCAACAATACCTGGAACTGGGCTTACTCTACAATTTACAGCGCCAACCTGGCCATAGCCCAGCTTACATCAGCCAAAGCCGATCCGGCAAAAATTGCCGAGGCCAAAGTGATGCGTGCCTGGATCTATTACCTGTTGATAGATGATTTTGGCGATGTGCCGTTTTACACCGACAACAATACCAACGTTTCAAAAATACCGCAGGCAAAACGTGCCGATGTTTACAACTTTGTGGTAAACGAGCTTAAAGCCAATGTTGATTTACTTTCTGAAACACGCGGCGGCGCTTATTATGGGCGTTTTAACAAATGGGCTGGTTACATGGTACTGGCCAAGGTTTACTTAAATGCCCAGGTTTATACTGGCACCCCACATTGGGCCGAAGCTTTGGCAGCAGCCAGCAAAGTAGCATCAGGCGGTTTTACATTACATGCCGCCGGTGCAAGCACAACAGCACCGCTGGGGAACACCTATTATGACCTTTTTGGCGATGTATGCCCTAACGACGAAACCATTTTTGCCTTATACATTACGCAAAACGTTATCAGCGGTAACATTTACACCATCCGGAGCTTAAACAGCCCCAATGGTGTGGCGCTTATAGGCTTTGCAGGCTGGAATGGCACCATCATCCCGTCAGAGTATTATGATAAGTTTGATAATACCGACGTACGTAAAAAGCAATTCCTGGTTGGCGCGCAGGCCGGCGGTATTACGTATACCAAAGAAGTATCATCATTGATAGACCCGGGTGCAGGCCCTAACGAGGGTATCCGCGACGATAAATTCTTCCCTGTAAAACCATCTGACGGCAGCGGCGAATCAAACGATTTCCCGGTTTACCGTTATGCCGATGTACTGCTGATGCAGGCCGAGTGTAATGTACGCTTAGGCAACGTTACAGCCGCAGCCCCATTCCTGAACCAGGTAAGGGAGCGTGCCGGTCTTAGCGATATTGCAGCACCTACGTTAGATAACATTTACGATGAGCGTGGATTTGAATTGAACATGGAAGGCCACCGCAGGCAGGACATGATCAGGTTTGGCAAATTTTTGCTGCCACACGGTTTTGTTCAAACTACACCTGCCTACAGGATGCTGTTCCCGATACCGACTGAAGCGCTTAACGCCAATACCACGTTGAAACAAAATCCAGGTTATTAA
- a CDS encoding helix-turn-helix domain-containing protein, producing MKDIPVHLLKERASSGLEINRFFKGDKPKADEPLGAHRDDHYIFFVIEGGWGSLMVDFNEIVIQESCLYYVLPGQVHHRIQNEGAYGWFIAVDTMLIPPDYRNVFENQLLLQQPYTLNDVQKRQCESLLNLLFERYREDEQAVFNLSVVHSLLQSFLGIAAGCFSQTGKPGMLMSRPVQLAQDFKKLLVEHVRTIKSPSAYAAKLNVSETYLNEALKKATGLSVSYWIQQEVILEAKRLLYYSQLNVKEIAHALGYEDHAYFSRLFKKAEGVTPLAFKADYRK from the coding sequence ATGAAAGACATTCCCGTACATCTTTTAAAAGAGCGGGCCTCATCGGGCCTGGAAATCAATCGTTTTTTTAAGGGCGATAAACCCAAGGCCGATGAACCCCTGGGTGCGCACCGCGATGATCATTATATATTTTTTGTAATCGAGGGTGGATGGGGCTCGCTGATGGTTGATTTTAACGAGATCGTGATACAGGAATCCTGCCTTTATTATGTGTTACCCGGGCAGGTGCACCATCGTATCCAAAACGAAGGCGCTTACGGATGGTTTATAGCAGTGGATACCATGCTGATACCGCCCGATTATCGTAATGTGTTTGAAAATCAATTACTGTTGCAGCAACCTTATACCTTAAACGATGTACAAAAGCGGCAGTGCGAAAGCTTGCTTAACCTGTTATTTGAGCGGTACCGGGAGGACGAGCAGGCTGTTTTTAATTTATCTGTTGTGCATTCGCTGCTGCAATCGTTTTTGGGGATAGCTGCCGGGTGTTTTAGCCAAACGGGAAAGCCGGGTATGCTGATGTCTCGCCCGGTGCAGTTGGCTCAGGATTTTAAGAAACTGCTGGTTGAGCACGTGCGTACAATCAAAAGCCCGTCGGCCTACGCGGCTAAGCTTAATGTATCTGAAACGTACCTGAATGAGGCTTTGAAAAAAGCTACAGGACTGTCGGTAAGTTACTGGATTCAACAGGAAGTTATTTTGGAGGCCAAACGTTTGCTGTACTATAGCCAGCTGAATGTTAAAGAAATTGCACATGCGCTGGGTTATGAAGACCATGCCTATTTCTCGCGCCTGTTTAAAAAGGCAGAAGGGGTAACGCCACTCGCCTTCAAAGCCGATTACCGCAAATAG
- a CDS encoding SusC/RagA family TonB-linked outer membrane protein has translation MKKVYLFKYGLTVLLLISAIASFAQKGAFRGKVVDDLNQPLPGATVHVKGASQTTVTDANGMFSLTGDTQQVLTVQVTFVGYDVLERVIKANENPTFQLVPSSKALTEVVVMGYGTVKKSDLTGAVATIGAKDLNPGSVTNPLQQLAGKAAGVNITQVGSEPGVAPTVRIRGLTSLQGGNDPLVVVDGIQGNMDLLNQVPPSEIASIDILKDASATAIYGSRGAPGVILITTRKTAAGKSSVEYTENSSLDVIAHKLQELNAAQWTAQAEKQGVDVSANHGSNTDWFNLLTQNGVTQNHNLAFGGGTNGFNYRASVSAITQTGIVINSNYKKYIGRITATQKALDDKLTLTMNVNSGINNDVYSPIGIGRAAFTSNLISNTYISRPTDPVFNTDGSYYSDPNVFQYINPYAVAKTLKNDVNTNNLFTSLRGDLDIYKGISAGWFGSWRKSDTNTGYYAPVASTIATAIDNKGIANISNNHVDEKLMDISLSYKHEFGLSHFDASAIYEWQAQTYNGSFAQGRGFVNDFATYNALQLGDISKVLQGDISSYKNDRRLISYIGQIHYSYNNKYLLTASIRRDGSTVFGVNNKWGNFPSAALAWRVDQEDFMKNQTLFSSFKLRVGYGVTGNQQGITPQNSIALVGQAGSVFFGGSTIPNYFYTQNANPNLKWETRKQANAGFDFSMFNDRLNGTFDVYRATTDNLLYHYTVPVVGQFFVNNILANVGSLRSQGVELSLSYMVIKSQDMTLTLAANGSLLQSKVLKLGGNIQGFDVPTNYVGWGPNAYLVVGKPVGTFLILKHLGKDANSAETVVDRDKNGTIDQGSQSKDRYEEGQSLPKYTYAFTPSFSYKNFDASMVWRGSGGNKIYNGLRQDLSLLENLGKSNVLTSAVPLGIQSSPYGSDLWLESGSYLRWENLSLGYRFNLAKVKYISALRLSVTGQNLAIITKYKGLDPEVNVSGDSSSGGDYGTYPRTRTFSLGLNVILK, from the coding sequence ATGAAAAAAGTTTACTTATTTAAGTACGGCCTGACTGTGCTCCTTTTAATCTCGGCGATAGCTTCGTTTGCTCAAAAAGGTGCTTTCAGGGGCAAAGTGGTTGATGATCTTAACCAGCCATTGCCTGGCGCCACAGTGCACGTTAAGGGTGCATCTCAAACAACAGTAACAGATGCCAATGGTATGTTTTCGCTTACGGGCGATACGCAACAGGTATTAACCGTGCAGGTTACTTTTGTTGGCTACGATGTGTTGGAGCGGGTAATTAAAGCCAACGAAAATCCCACTTTTCAGTTAGTTCCCTCATCTAAAGCCTTAACCGAAGTAGTGGTTATGGGTTACGGAACGGTTAAAAAATCTGATTTAACTGGCGCTGTTGCAACCATCGGTGCTAAAGATCTTAATCCGGGCTCGGTTACCAACCCATTACAGCAACTTGCCGGCAAAGCAGCGGGCGTAAACATTACCCAGGTAGGCAGCGAACCCGGTGTGGCCCCAACGGTGCGCATTCGCGGTTTAACATCGTTACAAGGTGGTAATGACCCTTTGGTTGTTGTTGACGGCATTCAAGGCAATATGGACCTGCTAAACCAGGTGCCGCCGAGTGAAATTGCATCAATAGACATCCTTAAAGATGCGTCGGCTACCGCTATTTACGGTTCGCGCGGCGCGCCTGGTGTTATCCTGATTACTACCAGGAAAACCGCCGCCGGCAAAAGCAGTGTTGAGTATACCGAAAATAGCTCGCTGGACGTGATTGCACACAAGTTGCAGGAACTAAACGCCGCGCAATGGACTGCACAAGCCGAAAAACAGGGTGTGGATGTATCTGCAAACCACGGTTCAAATACCGACTGGTTTAACCTGCTTACCCAAAACGGCGTTACGCAAAACCATAATCTTGCTTTTGGTGGCGGTACCAATGGCTTTAACTACCGTGCATCGGTAAGTGCCATTACACAAACCGGTATTGTTATCAATTCCAACTATAAAAAATATATAGGCCGTATTACCGCTACACAAAAAGCGCTTGACGACAAGTTAACCCTGACCATGAATGTAAATAGCGGCATCAACAATGATGTTTACAGCCCTATCGGCATCGGCCGGGCAGCATTTACTTCAAACCTGATCAGCAATACGTACATCTCGAGGCCTACCGACCCTGTATTTAATACCGATGGATCATACTACTCCGATCCTAATGTGTTCCAGTACATCAACCCTTACGCAGTTGCAAAAACGCTTAAAAACGACGTGAACACCAACAACCTGTTCACCAGTTTAAGAGGCGATCTGGATATTTACAAAGGTATATCTGCCGGATGGTTTGGCAGCTGGAGAAAATCTGATACCAATACAGGTTATTATGCACCTGTAGCATCAACCATAGCTACCGCTATTGATAACAAAGGCATCGCCAACATCAGCAACAACCATGTTGACGAAAAACTGATGGACATCAGCCTGAGCTACAAACATGAATTTGGGTTAAGCCATTTTGATGCATCGGCTATTTACGAGTGGCAGGCACAAACCTATAACGGCAGTTTTGCACAGGGCCGAGGTTTTGTGAACGATTTTGCTACTTACAACGCTTTGCAGCTGGGCGATATCTCAAAAGTTTTACAGGGCGATATTTCATCGTACAAAAACGACAGGAGGCTTATTTCCTACATCGGCCAGATCCATTACTCGTACAACAACAAGTACCTGTTAACCGCCAGTATCAGGCGCGATGGTTCAACCGTGTTTGGGGTTAACAACAAATGGGGTAACTTCCCGTCGGCAGCGCTTGCATGGCGGGTTGACCAGGAAGATTTCATGAAAAACCAAACCCTGTTCAGCAGCTTTAAGTTGCGTGTGGGTTATGGCGTTACCGGTAACCAACAAGGCATTACCCCGCAAAACTCTATTGCCTTGGTAGGCCAGGCTGGTTCGGTGTTCTTCGGCGGGTCAACCATTCCCAACTATTTTTATACACAAAATGCCAATCCTAACTTAAAGTGGGAAACCCGTAAGCAGGCCAATGCCGGTTTCGATTTTTCGATGTTTAACGATAGGCTGAATGGTACCTTTGATGTATACAGGGCTACTACCGATAATTTGTTATACCACTACACCGTACCCGTTGTAGGCCAGTTTTTTGTGAACAACATTTTAGCAAACGTAGGTAGCCTGCGCTCGCAAGGTGTTGAGCTTTCTTTAAGCTATATGGTGATAAAAAGCCAGGATATGACACTTACGCTTGCTGCAAACGGGTCATTACTGCAAAGCAAGGTACTTAAATTAGGCGGCAACATACAAGGCTTTGATGTACCTACCAACTATGTTGGCTGGGGACCAAACGCTTACCTTGTTGTAGGCAAGCCTGTGGGCACTTTCCTTATTTTAAAACACCTGGGCAAAGATGCCAACAGCGCCGAAACCGTTGTTGACCGTGATAAAAACGGTACTATCGACCAGGGGTCGCAAAGTAAAGACAGGTATGAAGAAGGCCAATCGCTGCCCAAATATACCTATGCCTTTACGCCAAGCTTTAGCTACAAAAACTTTGATGCATCAATGGTTTGGCGCGGATCGGGCGGTAACAAAATCTATAACGGCCTTCGCCAGGATTTAAGCCTTTTAGAAAACCTGGGAAAATCAAACGTGCTTACCAGCGCGGTGCCTTTAGGCATTCAATCGTCGCCTTATGGGTCTGACCTTTGGTTGGAGAGCGGATCGTATTTAAGGTGGGAAAATCTTTCGTTAGGATACAGGTTTAACCTGGCCAAAGTAAAATACATCAGCGCTTTACGCTTATCTGTAACCGGCCAAAACCTTGCCATTATAACCAAATACAAAGGCCTTGATCCTGAAGTGAACGTGAGTGGCGACAGCTCATCAGGCGGCGACTACGGTACCTATCCGCGCACCAGGACCTTTTCTTTAGGTTTAAATGTTATTCTAAAATAA
- a CDS encoding DUF6377 domain-containing protein, translating to MRPGLYLLFFLFVSISLPGYAQSVATDSLLTRLNAVLADKDVYVKQKTNRIDELGKQLSQANDLDKKYNIYQQLYNEYKNFSYDSAYNYAKKLQETAAKLNAPNRMAFAKMELGFTLISSGMFKETLETLNSINLQYLSTDDRVEYYFLKARSYFDLSDFDRNVDYSAIYNPKGIQFIDSALSLASPGTYNYYALRGLQALRKADNTDAVKDYTALLKLKNLTPNQFAISACSLSYIYEVLGNQDKSTQLLIQAAIADLQSATKETVAIYKLADFLYKKGDLNSAFVYIKQAMDDATFYGARHRQVAISSILPIIEAQRISTVEQQRKSLIIYASIITVLVLFVVMFAFIIFRQLKKLRIADNLIKEANVSLQESNVALEALNRNLSTANKIKNEYIGYYFNINSIYIDKLESFQKSLDKKLSSKRYEDAQAAIKSLNLENERHQLFHTFDKVFLSLFPDFIEKFEALFHKDDKIAIADGQLLSTEHRIFALIRMGIHDNDRIAKLLGYSVNTIYSYKNRIKNKSFIANDEFEDHIMAIEAV from the coding sequence ATGAGGCCAGGCTTATATCTTTTATTTTTCTTATTTGTTTCGATAAGCCTGCCGGGCTATGCACAATCAGTTGCCACCGATTCACTACTAACCAGGCTCAACGCTGTACTGGCCGATAAAGATGTATATGTAAAGCAAAAAACAAACCGCATTGATGAGCTGGGCAAACAGCTAAGCCAGGCCAACGATCTGGATAAAAAATATAACATTTACCAACAGCTGTATAACGAGTATAAAAACTTCAGCTACGATTCGGCCTATAACTACGCCAAAAAACTACAGGAAACCGCCGCCAAGCTAAACGCCCCTAACCGTATGGCTTTTGCTAAAATGGAACTGGGCTTTACACTCATTTCATCGGGCATGTTTAAAGAGACGCTGGAAACCCTGAACAGTATCAACCTGCAATACCTATCAACCGATGATAGAGTGGAATATTACTTCCTGAAAGCACGCAGCTATTTCGACTTATCCGATTTTGACCGTAATGTTGATTACTCGGCCATATATAACCCCAAAGGCATTCAGTTTATCGATTCAGCCCTTTCATTAGCCTCGCCCGGAACCTACAACTATTATGCATTAAGAGGACTGCAAGCCTTACGCAAGGCCGATAATACTGATGCCGTAAAAGATTATACCGCCCTGCTTAAGTTAAAAAACTTAACGCCCAACCAGTTTGCCATAAGTGCCTGCTCTTTAAGCTACATCTACGAAGTGCTCGGCAATCAGGACAAATCCACCCAATTATTGATCCAGGCGGCCATTGCCGATTTGCAGTCGGCCACTAAAGAAACAGTCGCCATTTATAAGCTGGCCGATTTCCTGTATAAAAAAGGTGACCTGAACAGCGCCTTCGTTTATATCAAACAAGCTATGGACGATGCTACCTTTTATGGCGCACGCCACCGGCAGGTTGCCATCAGCAGTATATTGCCCATCATCGAGGCACAGCGCATCAGTACGGTAGAGCAGCAGCGCAAGTCGCTGATTATTTACGCTTCTATCATTACGGTGTTGGTACTTTTTGTGGTAATGTTTGCGTTCATCATCTTCCGTCAGCTTAAAAAGCTACGCATCGCCGATAACCTTATCAAGGAGGCCAATGTATCGTTACAGGAAAGCAACGTTGCATTGGAAGCGTTAAATAGAAACTTAAGTACGGCCAATAAAATCAAAAACGAATACATTGGCTATTACTTCAACATCAATTCCATCTATATTGATAAGCTGGAAAGCTTCCAGAAATCGTTGGATAAAAAATTGAGCAGCAAACGCTACGAAGATGCCCAGGCAGCCATTAAAAGCCTGAACCTGGAGAATGAGCGACACCAGTTGTTCCATACCTTCGATAAGGTTTTCCTTTCCCTGTTCCCCGATTTTATTGAAAAGTTTGAAGCCTTGTTTCACAAAGACGATAAAATTGCCATTGCCGACGGGCAGTTGTTGAGCACCGAGCACCGCATCTTTGCCCTTATCCGCATGGGCATTCACGATAACGACCGGATTGCCAAACTGTTGGGCTACTCGGTAAATACCATCTACTCCTACAAAAATCGCATCAAAAACAAATCATTTATCGCTAATGATGAGTTTGAAGATCATATTATGGCGATAGAGGCGGTGTAA
- a CDS encoding SusE domain-containing protein → MKKIINLTFAAMAFMTVACHKQAELTTLKPVAFTGNMTASTTTVTLSATTDDQSVITFTWPAVVYPYKSHVTYTLQADLPADTVGATAWQNATSVLIGTDVLTKTYKGSDLNTLALALGVTPNEVGKMVFRVQAYQDRNAYSKAVTLTISPYKIILPPSNNYPVLYLPGDYQGWSPGTAGTVAASVPNIYEGYIYEPAGGSYHFKFTSAPDWNHINYGDGGPGLLTTDGTKGDLVLPGPGVYELVANPQTLTWSYTLVTWGIIGDATPGGWSTDTQMTYDPAKQVWTVTANMVSSGSFKFRANNQWAIDFGITADGKIQYADNPALPYNGSLGNLTVPSNGNYTITLDLHDPNNYNFKLKKN, encoded by the coding sequence ATGAAAAAAATAATCAACTTAACATTTGCAGCGATGGCCTTCATGACCGTTGCCTGCCATAAGCAGGCGGAGTTGACCACGCTTAAACCGGTTGCCTTCACGGGTAACATGACGGCCTCAACAACCACAGTCACCTTGTCTGCTACAACCGACGATCAGTCGGTAATTACCTTTACCTGGCCTGCGGTAGTTTACCCTTACAAATCGCACGTAACCTACACCCTGCAGGCCGATTTGCCTGCCGATACCGTAGGCGCAACCGCCTGGCAAAACGCTACATCGGTATTAATTGGAACCGATGTGCTGACCAAAACCTACAAAGGCAGCGATTTAAACACCCTGGCCCTTGCCTTAGGCGTTACGCCAAATGAAGTGGGCAAAATGGTGTTCAGGGTGCAGGCCTACCAGGATAGGAATGCTTATTCAAAAGCGGTAACATTAACTATCAGCCCGTATAAAATTATCCTGCCGCCAAGCAACAATTACCCGGTATTATACCTTCCGGGCGATTACCAGGGCTGGTCGCCGGGCACTGCGGGAACTGTAGCGGCATCGGTACCTAACATTTATGAAGGTTATATTTATGAGCCTGCAGGCGGCAGCTATCACTTTAAGTTTACCAGCGCGCCCGATTGGAACCACATTAACTACGGCGATGGCGGCCCCGGCTTATTAACCACCGATGGCACCAAAGGCGATCTGGTTTTGCCTGGCCCGGGTGTTTATGAACTGGTTGCTAACCCACAAACCCTTACCTGGTCATACACCCTGGTTACCTGGGGAATAATTGGCGATGCCACGCCAGGCGGCTGGAGCACGGATACCCAAATGACTTACGATCCGGCTAAACAGGTGTGGACGGTTACTGCCAACATGGTTTCAAGCGGATCGTTCAAATTCAGGGCTAATAACCAGTGGGCTATTGATTTTGGTATCACAGCAGATGGCAAAATTCAGTATGCCGATAACCCTGCATTACCGTACAACGGCTCGTTAGGCAACCTAACTGTACCGTCAAATGGTAATTATACCATTACACTGGATCTGCATGATCCAAACAATTACAACTTTAAGTTAAAGAAAAATTAA